Proteins encoded in a region of the Planococcus shixiaomingii genome:
- a CDS encoding tetratricopeptide repeat protein: MIKEGFKLDNPGTVEAVEQLLRKEVEKVEFDGSPVSGQPDLQQQLAQTKYKLGMEYAKQGRDQEALKELDDACLLDPDNFIIRKQRWYIRYPEKFSPAIQFEWQQGQLEKEKEEEERHRNQGLVCGPDGCFLPSGQK; encoded by the coding sequence ATGATTAAAGAAGGATTCAAATTGGATAATCCGGGAACCGTCGAAGCGGTCGAGCAGCTGCTACGCAAAGAAGTGGAAAAAGTTGAGTTTGATGGCAGTCCTGTAAGCGGCCAACCGGATCTGCAGCAGCAGCTGGCACAGACCAAATACAAATTGGGCATGGAATACGCCAAGCAAGGGCGTGACCAAGAAGCTTTAAAAGAGCTTGATGATGCGTGTTTGTTGGACCCGGATAATTTCATTATCCGTAAGCAGCGCTGGTATATCCGGTATCCGGAGAAATTCAGCCCGGCAATCCAATTTGAGTGGCAGCAAGGTCAGCTGGAAAAGGAAAAAGAAGAAGAAGAGCGGCACCGCAACCAAGGGTTGGTCTGCGGTCCAGATGGCTGCTTCTTGCCGAGCGGGCAAAAATAG
- a CDS encoding ABC transporter permease subunit — MESFISKALIKKDLTDISRSKTLLSTMIIIPILFSVLFPAAVVGGALFFDMEKLAGEDGRKMVSSFIESSMGDTVSAYSIEQQMTYIFINFMLPTLFLLVPIITAMTVAANSFVGEKERRTLESLLFSPVSIRKLFLSKIAASFIPPFLVSIVSFLACGIVINGFGYPLFQELIFPSANWIVLITCLSPMVILLVVLINILISSRVKTYQEAQNIGGVIVLPVVGLLIGQISGLFLLGVGLILAISGVVLLINLVLLSWISKYNDRFILFEKQIY, encoded by the coding sequence ATGGAATCATTCATCAGCAAAGCGCTCATTAAAAAAGACCTGACGGATATTTCCCGCAGCAAAACACTATTATCCACCATGATCATTATTCCGATTTTGTTTTCGGTCCTTTTTCCAGCGGCAGTAGTGGGGGGAGCGCTGTTTTTTGATATGGAGAAACTTGCAGGAGAAGATGGCCGGAAAATGGTTTCTTCATTTATCGAAAGTTCCATGGGCGATACTGTTTCCGCTTATTCCATTGAGCAGCAGATGACGTACATCTTCATCAACTTTATGTTGCCGACGCTATTTTTGCTGGTGCCGATCATTACTGCCATGACCGTTGCAGCGAACAGCTTTGTCGGGGAGAAAGAGCGGCGGACTCTGGAAAGCCTGCTGTTTTCGCCCGTTTCCATCCGTAAATTGTTTCTCAGCAAGATTGCCGCGTCGTTCATTCCGCCGTTTCTTGTTTCTATTGTTAGTTTCCTGGCCTGCGGCATCGTCATCAACGGGTTCGGCTATCCGTTGTTCCAAGAGCTGATTTTCCCGTCAGCCAACTGGATCGTCTTGATCACCTGCCTGTCTCCGATGGTGATTTTACTTGTGGTGCTCATCAACATTTTGATTTCATCCCGGGTCAAAACATACCAGGAAGCCCAAAATATCGGCGGCGTCATCGTGCTGCCGGTCGTGGGGCTGTTAATTGGGCAAATTAGCGGGCTGTTCTTGCTCGGAGTTGGGCTGATACTTGCGATCTCAGGCGTGGTATTGCTCATTAATCTCGTTTTATTGAGTTGGATTTCAAAATATAATGACCGTTTTATATTGTTCGAAAAGCAGATCTATTAA
- a CDS encoding IclR family transcriptional regulator yields MQSIDRAMGVVKLLVSRSLEDGLSITELSNECGLPVSSMHRLLKSMSTHGMIQQDEKTKRYNLGNVWLEYGLKMYDTMDYISKIRPEIVRLMEETEESVYLSQPMGTESLITERIDNEKHAIRVFDQLGSRIPMNIGAANKSMLAFMPTGKAKKIITSLVPQQEQQAFWELLEDIKKQGYAISHSERTEGTSSVAAPILNLFGEVQGAVSVGVVSYNLTDERLKTLIDCVKETSQRISLKLGYRDSM; encoded by the coding sequence ATGCAGTCAATCGACCGGGCAATGGGCGTTGTTAAATTACTGGTGTCACGCTCGTTGGAAGATGGTTTATCCATTACTGAACTTTCCAATGAATGCGGCCTTCCGGTAAGTTCGATGCACCGTTTGCTGAAATCCATGTCAACGCACGGCATGATTCAGCAAGATGAGAAGACGAAACGCTATAACTTAGGGAACGTCTGGCTTGAATACGGCTTGAAGATGTACGATACGATGGATTATATCAGCAAGATCAGACCGGAAATTGTCCGGTTGATGGAGGAAACCGAAGAAAGTGTTTATTTAAGCCAGCCTATGGGGACAGAATCGCTTATTACGGAACGGATTGACAACGAAAAACATGCCATCCGCGTTTTTGACCAGCTTGGTTCCCGCATTCCAATGAATATTGGGGCCGCCAATAAATCCATGCTCGCCTTCATGCCGACCGGCAAAGCGAAGAAGATTATCACTTCGCTGGTTCCGCAGCAAGAACAACAAGCGTTCTGGGAATTACTTGAAGATATAAAAAAACAGGGGTATGCAATCAGCCACAGCGAGCGAACAGAAGGAACTTCCTCGGTGGCTGCTCCTATCCTGAATCTTTTCGGAGAAGTGCAAGGGGCCGTAAGTGTAGGGGTTGTCAGCTACAACCTGACGGATGAACGGCTCAAAACCCTTATCGACTGCGTTAAAGAAACCAGCCAGCGCATATCTTTGAAATTGGGCTACCGAGATTCGATGTAA
- a CDS encoding ABC transporter ATP-binding protein: METLIEVKGLAKSFGKQLVLKNVNFRVNTGEIIGLLGPNGAGKTTFIRLLNGVIKPDAGTILVNGMDPAIDGDGIRKISGIVTESAGLYHQLSGKENLEFFADLYGVKEKDRAEELLRLFDLEAHQHKQVGKYSTGMRKRLALAKALLHKPEILFLDEPTNGLDPDGIEQVLSYLKKYNEETGTTIIICSHVLHQLEKICDSFAFIEQGTIAEQGTLEELEDKYVGVLTVNVSTTFQPLHETFLGFPCRPASGSMVAFDLPSKHAVPELLQGLLKTDAVFSVIPANNDLQSIYFQVRGKANGIIHQQSAH; this comes from the coding sequence ATGGAGACTTTGATCGAAGTGAAAGGCTTAGCCAAATCGTTCGGCAAGCAGCTGGTTTTGAAAAACGTCAATTTTCGTGTTAACACAGGGGAAATCATTGGATTGCTAGGGCCAAACGGTGCTGGGAAAACGACGTTTATCCGCTTATTGAACGGGGTCATCAAACCCGATGCCGGAACAATTCTGGTCAACGGAATGGACCCGGCGATTGATGGCGATGGCATCCGGAAAATATCCGGCATTGTGACAGAAAGCGCCGGGCTTTACCATCAGCTGAGCGGAAAAGAAAATCTGGAATTTTTCGCTGATCTGTACGGAGTGAAGGAAAAGGATCGGGCAGAAGAGCTACTGCGGCTGTTCGATCTAGAGGCGCATCAGCATAAGCAGGTGGGAAAATACAGCACGGGCATGCGGAAGCGGCTTGCTTTGGCGAAAGCTCTGCTCCATAAACCCGAAATCCTCTTTCTCGACGAGCCGACAAATGGGCTGGATCCGGATGGCATTGAGCAAGTGCTTTCTTATTTGAAAAAGTATAACGAGGAAACCGGAACGACAATCATCATTTGTTCGCATGTTTTGCACCAACTGGAAAAAATCTGTGATTCATTTGCTTTTATCGAACAAGGAACCATTGCGGAACAAGGAACCTTGGAGGAATTGGAAGACAAATATGTCGGAGTTCTTACGGTAAATGTCAGTACGACTTTCCAGCCGCTGCACGAAACCTTTCTTGGCTTTCCGTGCCGGCCAGCCAGCGGAAGCATGGTGGCTTTCGATCTGCCTTCTAAACATGCAGTTCCTGAGCTGCTTCAAGGCTTGCTGAAAACGGATGCCGTATTTTCCGTGATACCGGCAAATAATGATTTGCAGTCCATCTACTTTCAGGTGAGGGGGAAAGCCAATGGAATCATTCATCAGCAAAGCGCTCATTAA
- a CDS encoding SRPBCC family protein, giving the protein MNPGTRSVFIDADPETVWNSIVKDGRFSTWYAPGSSWQIPKVEVGEKALFTLLPSDHNSLEEGETIPMSFTITEVLPLERFSYASDLDGTVFTFDLFQEQNGTRVTVNVDGFALSLENLKAFAEGKNLPHI; this is encoded by the coding sequence ATGAACCCCGGTACACGCTCTGTTTTCATTGATGCTGATCCTGAAACTGTTTGGAATTCTATTGTAAAAGACGGCCGCTTTTCCACTTGGTACGCTCCTGGTTCAAGTTGGCAAATACCGAAAGTGGAGGTCGGTGAAAAAGCGTTATTTACGTTACTGCCAAGCGATCATAATTCCCTTGAAGAAGGCGAAACCATTCCAATGAGCTTCACCATTACCGAGGTCCTGCCGCTGGAAAGGTTTTCTTACGCTTCCGATTTAGACGGGACGGTCTTTACTTTTGACTTGTTTCAAGAGCAAAATGGAACCCGGGTAACGGTAAATGTGGATGGCTTCGCTCTCAGCCTGGAAAATTTGAAAGCTTTTGCGGAAGGAAAGAACCTTCCACATATATGA
- a CDS encoding CPBP family intramembrane glutamic endopeptidase, which yields MKNKKFWKSFFALFIFGLVGIIFLIPSLFPLVEEQLKSMQNPPDIPLPLLVGLSLINPLILLAVAVLVGLLTAPKTGLVSYLYLWINKQWKGTNVESFKKAIPAGIFSGIAVAAILFVLELVFQPYLPESLQTTAESRSLVMTISGIAYGGITEELLLRWGMMSLLVWGFWKLFQRSRTTPSAAIFWISIVISSLLFALGHLGATALLAPLTTVVLVRMFLLNGIAGLVFGWLYWRKGLEISMISHAFVHITTTVLASVWFLF from the coding sequence ATGAAAAACAAGAAGTTTTGGAAATCATTTTTTGCGCTTTTCATTTTTGGTTTGGTAGGTATTATTTTTTTGATTCCTTCTTTGTTTCCACTGGTGGAAGAACAGTTAAAAAGCATGCAAAATCCGCCCGATATTCCGTTGCCTCTTCTCGTAGGGTTATCACTGATCAATCCGCTGATCCTGCTGGCTGTTGCTGTACTCGTCGGTTTGTTGACTGCCCCGAAAACCGGCTTAGTATCGTATCTGTACCTGTGGATTAATAAGCAGTGGAAGGGAACAAACGTAGAATCGTTCAAAAAAGCAATCCCGGCAGGAATTTTTTCGGGGATAGCAGTGGCTGCCATTCTTTTTGTCTTGGAACTCGTCTTTCAGCCGTATCTGCCGGAGTCTCTCCAGACGACTGCCGAGTCCAGGTCTTTGGTGATGACCATTTCCGGTATTGCTTATGGAGGCATCACCGAAGAGCTGCTGCTCCGGTGGGGCATGATGTCGCTTCTTGTATGGGGTTTTTGGAAACTATTCCAGCGTTCGCGTACAACGCCTTCTGCGGCAATCTTTTGGATCAGCATTGTCATCAGTTCGCTGCTGTTTGCGCTCGGCCATTTAGGGGCAACCGCATTGCTTGCGCCGCTGACCACTGTTGTACTGGTGCGTATGTTTTTGCTGAACGGCATCGCCGGCCTGGTGTTCGGCTGGCTATACTGGCGGAAAGGGCTTGAAATCTCCATGATTTCCCACGCTTTTGTCCATATTACGACCACTGTTCTTGCATCAGTATGGTTTTTATTTTAA
- a CDS encoding amino acid permease has translation MIKAKEVPAANQLNRSMKSRHLFMLSLGGVIGTGLFLNVGYTINQSGAGGALIGYLIGGLILYMVMVCLGELAVHMPVTGSFQTYATKYISPAAGFSLGWMYFVGSAATAGVEFTAAGILMKYWFPETPIWIWCAIFVVLLFALNALTTRGFAEAEFWFAGIKVVALLLFIVIGAAAIFGLIPLSDRPAPFMENLAPTGLFPAGIAIIFITMMNVIFSYQGSELVGIAAGETENPEKNIPKAIRNILFRIIVFYIASIIILSAIFPASELGLLGSPFVTLMEVAGIPYAGGIMNFVILTAILSVGNSCLYASTRLLWAMANEGMAPKVFSSLTKRKVPLAALLFTMSFSLLSLLTSVMEADVVFVLLMSIAGISVTISWMGIAASQLMFRRHYIKAGNSLADLKFKVPFYPFVPLFCIAFCLLILGFLAFDPTQRIGLLYGISFFIACMVFYKVKLEKKAALPAEVEVEPVK, from the coding sequence ATGATAAAAGCGAAAGAAGTGCCTGCTGCAAACCAGCTGAACCGTTCCATGAAAAGCCGCCATTTGTTTATGCTCTCACTCGGAGGAGTTATTGGAACCGGATTGTTTTTGAATGTGGGATATACAATCAATCAGTCAGGAGCAGGCGGGGCATTGATCGGCTATTTGATCGGCGGCCTGATTTTGTACATGGTCATGGTGTGTCTGGGGGAACTTGCAGTTCACATGCCGGTCACCGGCTCTTTTCAGACCTACGCAACGAAATACATTAGTCCGGCTGCGGGCTTTTCCTTGGGGTGGATGTATTTTGTAGGTTCAGCTGCTACCGCTGGAGTCGAATTTACAGCAGCGGGAATTTTAATGAAATATTGGTTCCCGGAAACACCGATCTGGATTTGGTGCGCAATATTCGTGGTTCTCTTGTTCGCGCTCAACGCTTTGACAACTAGAGGATTTGCGGAAGCAGAGTTCTGGTTTGCAGGCATTAAAGTGGTAGCACTTCTGCTCTTTATCGTTATTGGAGCCGCTGCTATCTTTGGCTTGATTCCACTTTCCGACCGTCCAGCGCCGTTCATGGAAAACTTGGCCCCTACAGGCTTGTTCCCGGCCGGAATTGCTATTATTTTCATAACAATGATGAATGTCATCTTTTCTTATCAAGGCTCGGAATTGGTTGGGATCGCCGCTGGGGAAACGGAAAACCCGGAAAAAAACATTCCGAAAGCCATTCGCAATATCCTGTTCCGCATTATCGTTTTCTATATTGCTTCAATTATTATTCTTTCCGCAATCTTCCCGGCTTCTGAATTGGGATTACTGGGCAGTCCGTTTGTTACATTGATGGAAGTGGCTGGAATTCCGTACGCTGGAGGCATTATGAACTTTGTCATTTTGACCGCTATTCTTTCAGTGGGCAACTCCTGTTTGTATGCCTCTACCCGTTTGCTGTGGGCGATGGCCAACGAAGGAATGGCGCCAAAAGTTTTCAGCAGCTTAACGAAACGGAAAGTTCCATTGGCCGCTTTGCTCTTTACTATGTCGTTTTCACTCCTATCGTTGCTTACGAGTGTAATGGAAGCGGATGTTGTGTTCGTGCTGTTGATGTCGATTGCCGGCATTTCCGTCACTATTTCCTGGATGGGAATCGCGGCTTCGCAATTGATGTTCCGCCGCCATTATATTAAAGCAGGCAATAGTTTAGCGGATTTAAAGTTCAAAGTACCTTTTTATCCGTTTGTTCCATTGTTCTGTATTGCTTTTTGTTTATTGATCTTAGGTTTCTTGGCTTTTGACCCAACTCAGCGAATCGGCCTGCTCTATGGCATCAGCTTTTTCATCGCCTGCATGGTTTTCTATAAAGTGAAATTGGAGAAAAAGGCCGCGTTGCCTGCCGAAGTGGAAGTTGAACCAGTCAAATAA
- a CDS encoding peroxiredoxin family protein: MLLEQIQDFQLTDLNGNKVSISDFRGKNTLIFMWASW, translated from the coding sequence ATGCTTTTAGAACAAATTCAAGATTTCCAATTAACCGATTTAAATGGCAACAAAGTATCCATTAGTGATTTCCGCGGAAAAAATACACTGATTTTCATGTGGGCTTCCTGGTGA
- a CDS encoding GNAT family N-acetyltransferase yields MTTVISNLFHGERVKLAVPRKEDIGLMLKWGEDADYLRNVDTEMAIPRNSEQLMSEGLPGSNEVYFRLRTIEKDRLVGFITIYGIEWNNRTGVLALGIGDAADRNKGYGTDALRLILRYAFHELNLDRVGLEVIEYNAGGIKAYERAGFLVEGRKRSMVYRDGKRFDIIVMGILRSEWEALQAK; encoded by the coding sequence ATGACAACCGTTATTTCGAACCTGTTCCACGGCGAACGGGTAAAACTCGCTGTACCAAGGAAAGAAGATATCGGACTTATGCTGAAATGGGGAGAAGATGCCGACTATTTACGAAACGTCGATACCGAAATGGCGATCCCCCGCAACAGCGAGCAATTGATGAGCGAGGGCTTGCCCGGCTCAAACGAAGTCTACTTCCGGCTGAGAACCATCGAGAAAGACCGCTTGGTCGGCTTCATCACCATTTACGGCATTGAATGGAATAACCGGACCGGCGTACTGGCTCTTGGAATCGGAGATGCAGCCGACCGCAATAAAGGTTACGGGACGGATGCGCTCCGTCTGATCCTCCGCTATGCGTTCCATGAACTGAATCTGGACCGCGTCGGCTTGGAAGTGATTGAATATAACGCGGGCGGCATCAAAGCTTACGAACGGGCAGGTTTTCTAGTCGAAGGCCGCAAACGGTCGATGGTGTACAGGGACGGCAAACGCTTTGACATCATTGTGATGGGAATTTTGCGCTCGGAATGGGAAGCACTTCAAGCTAAATAA
- a CDS encoding dimethylarginine dimethylaminohydrolase family protein translates to MFKNVIVKTPSKSYLNGLTTSDLGKPVYSLLLDQHEAYVEALKSCGVEVTHLPESEEFPDSTFVEDAAVVTPEFAVIANPGAESRNGEKEEIKSVLHNFYKKFHFINAPGTLDGGDVLQAENQFYIGISERTNWDGAEQLKAILESEGYEATIIELKEFFHLKTGIAYLGNNTVAVSGEFVDHPAFDKYEKIIVPSEEEYSANCIKVNDYVIVPKGFDGTVQKLADAGYQTIELEMSEFQKHDGGLSCLSLRF, encoded by the coding sequence ATGTTTAAAAACGTCATTGTAAAAACACCGAGCAAAAGTTATTTGAACGGCTTAACCACATCAGATCTTGGAAAACCGGTCTACAGTTTATTGCTGGACCAGCACGAGGCTTACGTAGAAGCACTGAAAAGCTGCGGAGTGGAAGTGACACATCTTCCGGAAAGCGAAGAATTCCCGGATTCCACATTCGTTGAGGATGCGGCAGTCGTGACGCCTGAGTTTGCTGTTATCGCCAATCCTGGCGCAGAGAGCAGAAACGGAGAAAAAGAAGAAATTAAATCCGTGCTGCACAACTTCTACAAAAAATTCCACTTCATCAATGCTCCGGGCACGTTGGACGGCGGAGACGTATTACAGGCTGAAAACCAGTTTTACATCGGCATTTCTGAGCGCACCAACTGGGACGGTGCCGAACAGCTGAAGGCGATTTTAGAATCGGAAGGCTATGAAGCAACCATTATTGAACTGAAAGAGTTTTTCCATCTGAAAACAGGCATTGCGTACCTTGGCAATAATACGGTGGCAGTTTCCGGAGAGTTTGTGGATCATCCGGCTTTTGATAAATACGAAAAAATCATCGTGCCTTCTGAAGAAGAATATTCCGCAAACTGCATCAAAGTGAATGACTATGTGATCGTGCCGAAAGGTTTTGATGGAACGGTTCAAAAATTGGCTGACGCAGGCTATCAAACCATCGAACTGGAAATGTCGGAATTCCAAAAGCATGACGGCGGACTCAGCTGCCTGTCGCTGCGTTTCTAA
- a CDS encoding metallophosphoesterase family protein, whose amino-acid sequence MRIAVIGDLHYPELTLDNHLIADARHEFYETFMKKFFSIPADLYVSIGDLTNYGTAEELEDIYSIIRRHGKQFVHVLGNHDVYDMKRKDVLEITQQERFQLIETETAMLAFLDTTREQDLKDCGGILDPVQQEWLKSVVDYSEEMPLLVFGHHPIHATTTMSEKMMHYVHPLQPIQEILQKKQGPGLYINGHNHYNSIALRKRWTFLQLAAVLDEQAARVIDVSDSLISIDSIDLSDPLLKEQAKIIGKAINHFSLREDSLGTEADLKHLIPLMPAVKKPVAKAKSVAPL is encoded by the coding sequence ATGAGAATTGCAGTAATCGGTGACTTGCATTACCCAGAATTGACTTTAGACAACCACTTGATCGCAGATGCTCGCCACGAGTTTTATGAAACATTCATGAAGAAATTCTTTTCGATACCGGCAGACCTTTACGTTTCCATCGGTGATTTAACGAATTACGGAACAGCGGAAGAGTTGGAAGACATTTATTCGATCATCCGTCGCCACGGCAAACAGTTTGTCCATGTACTCGGTAACCATGACGTCTACGATATGAAGCGCAAGGACGTATTGGAGATCACCCAGCAGGAGCGTTTTCAGTTGATTGAAACAGAAACAGCAATGCTTGCTTTCCTCGATACCACAAGAGAACAGGACCTCAAAGATTGCGGCGGCATACTCGATCCGGTGCAGCAGGAATGGCTGAAATCGGTGGTCGACTATTCCGAAGAAATGCCGCTCCTCGTTTTTGGCCATCACCCGATTCATGCGACTACCACCATGTCGGAAAAAATGATGCACTATGTTCACCCGCTGCAGCCGATCCAAGAAATTCTGCAGAAAAAACAGGGTCCGGGATTGTATATTAATGGCCACAACCACTATAATTCCATTGCGTTGCGCAAACGCTGGACATTCCTGCAACTTGCCGCTGTCCTGGATGAACAGGCTGCCCGTGTGATTGATGTATCCGACTCACTGATTTCAATCGATTCCATCGATTTGTCCGATCCGCTTTTAAAAGAACAGGCAAAAATTATTGGAAAAGCGATCAATCATTTCAGCTTAAGAGAAGATTCATTAGGCACAGAAGCTGACTTAAAGCATCTGATTCCATTGATGCCAGCTGTTAAAAAACCTGTCGCAAAAGCCAAAAGTGTGGCACCATTATGA
- a CDS encoding dimethylarginine dimethylaminohydrolase family protein, protein MFEPLERVIVKHPNEAFISQAHIGEEWQKLNYLSEPDFEEAQREYAEFLALLKQYVPTVDYLPESKDVSMDSIYAHDPVKFTPEGAILLKSGKKLRQPEAEVYRKFLADKDIPILGELSGDATADGGDIVWLDERVLAIGNGYRTNPEAISQIKNMTAHLVDEFIEVQLPHADGEEECLHLMSFISMVDKDLAVVYSPLMPVAFRKKLIEKGIRLIEVPKDEYDNLGCNVLALAPRICLMVAGNEETKKQLLAAGATVYEYKGEEISVKGTGGPTCLTSPVIRKAY, encoded by the coding sequence ATGTTCGAACCATTAGAACGAGTGATAGTCAAACATCCGAATGAGGCTTTCATTAGCCAAGCGCATATAGGAGAGGAATGGCAAAAGCTCAACTATCTGTCTGAGCCGGACTTTGAGGAAGCGCAAAGGGAATACGCCGAATTTTTAGCGCTGCTAAAGCAATATGTTCCGACTGTCGATTATTTGCCAGAATCCAAAGACGTCAGCATGGATTCAATTTACGCCCACGATCCGGTCAAGTTTACCCCAGAAGGAGCCATCCTATTGAAATCTGGAAAAAAACTCAGACAACCGGAAGCGGAAGTCTATCGAAAGTTTTTGGCTGACAAGGATATACCGATTCTCGGCGAACTGTCGGGAGATGCAACTGCTGACGGAGGTGACATTGTCTGGCTCGATGAACGTGTGCTGGCAATTGGAAACGGTTACAGAACAAATCCGGAAGCCATCAGCCAAATCAAAAACATGACAGCGCATCTGGTGGATGAATTTATCGAAGTTCAGCTGCCCCATGCGGACGGCGAAGAAGAATGCCTTCATCTGATGTCTTTCATCAGCATGGTCGATAAAGATCTCGCCGTCGTCTACTCACCGCTGATGCCGGTTGCGTTTCGAAAAAAATTGATTGAAAAAGGCATCCGGCTCATTGAAGTGCCAAAAGACGAATACGACAACCTCGGATGCAATGTACTGGCACTGGCTCCCCGGATTTGCCTCATGGTAGCTGGCAATGAGGAGACGAAAAAGCAGCTGCTTGCAGCTGGGGCTACTGTTTATGAATACAAAGGTGAAGAAATCAGCGTTAAAGGGACGGGAGGGCCAACGTGTTTGACGAGCCCAGTCATCCGCAAAGCCTATTAA
- a CDS encoding helix-turn-helix domain-containing protein, with translation MKESKADIILHPVRMRIIQTLINKRNLTVQQIGEKLADIPQASLYRHLKKLSDAGIIEVVEENKVRGTVEKVYGLPEQGASLSEEELKNAGPEEHMGFFMKFMATVMDDFERYVNQEDFNFVKDGTGYSQASFYASDEEYLEFVTTINSSLMKLISNGEEGRRKRTLTTIVTAEKKDEHPE, from the coding sequence ATGAAAGAGTCGAAAGCAGATATTATTCTACACCCCGTCCGAATGCGCATCATTCAAACTTTAATCAATAAACGAAATTTAACTGTTCAGCAAATCGGCGAAAAGCTTGCGGATATCCCACAAGCTTCGTTATATCGCCACCTGAAAAAGCTTTCAGATGCGGGCATCATAGAAGTGGTTGAAGAAAACAAGGTTCGCGGAACGGTTGAAAAGGTCTACGGATTGCCGGAACAAGGAGCTTCTCTTAGTGAAGAAGAGTTAAAGAACGCGGGGCCAGAAGAACATATGGGCTTTTTCATGAAATTCATGGCCACCGTCATGGATGATTTTGAACGCTATGTAAATCAGGAAGACTTCAATTTTGTCAAAGACGGCACAGGCTACAGCCAAGCATCTTTTTATGCCAGCGACGAGGAATACCTGGAATTTGTCACCACGATAAACAGCAGCTTGATGAAACTGATCAGCAACGGCGAAGAGGGAAGACGCAAACGGACGCTGACAACCATTGTGACAGCAGAGAAAAAAGATGAACATCCGGAATAA